The Clostridia bacterium sequence ATCAAACAGTTCCCACTGTAATGATAATACGGATTATATTCGGATATTGTAATGTCAAACGAGCCGATATTCAAAAATGGTGCATACCCAATGTGACTAGTGCTTGCAGGTATCGCAATACTCATTATATTCGTACATCCGTCAAACGCATAGTCTCCTATTGATGCTAAACCGTCAGGAATCGATATCCCTGTTATATCTTCACATCCAGCAAACGCACTATTAGCAATACCCACTGTACCGGCTTTAATATCAAAATCTCCTGAATAGTCATTCCTTACCTTTATCAGCCATTCACCGATATAGAGCGCTCCATCTTCCCAGTTAGATTCGTCATCATAATAACCGGTTCCCTCAAACGCCCCTCCGCATATGCTTATTACACTATCCGGTATAGTTATCTCTGTATATCCACACCCTGAAAACGCATCATCGCCAATAATAATCAATCCATCAGGAAGAGTTATATCGGTTAGCTCGTAGCATGATGCAAACGCTTCCCACTCTATACTTGTAATACCTTCCGGTATTACTATGCTCGTTAATCCCCAGCGCTCCTGAAAAGCGCCTTCGCCTATAATAGCTACACTTCCGTCTGCCGGAATCACGCTATTCTCACAGCCGAGCAAAAGTGTTTTCGTCTCAGTTTGAATCAAACAGTTTTCATCGCTGTGATAATATGAATTATCCTCAGATACAGTAATGGATTGTAGATTCTGACATCCCCATCCGAATGCACGAAGGCCTATGCTTTTAACTCCGTTTCCGATACTAATGCTTGATAGAGACTCACATGACTCAAAAGCAAACTGCGCTATATCCTCAACGCTATCAGGAATCGTTATTCCCGCAAGGTTCCTGCAATTCCTGAACGCACCTTCGCATATAGTTGTTAAACTGCCATCTTCGGGCATTTCAACATCTATTAGTTGATCACAGTCCGCGAAAGCACTGTCTCCGATGATTGTCACGCCCGTACCTATTGTAACGCTCATAAGATTGGTACAGTCTGCAAACGCACTATCTCCAACACTTATTATCGCGTCTGGTAATACTATTTCTGTTATGCCCTCACAACGATAAAACGCCCAATCACCAATACTTGTCACACTCCCATCATTAGGGATAATACTGTCGCTAAACCCTTTTACCAAGGTTTTTGTCCCCATTTCAACCAAGCAATTGCCACTGAAGTGAAAATAAGGATTATTATCCGAAACAGTTATCGATTCAAGGTTATTACATATATTAAGCGCCCATTCTCCAATCATTCTTAATCCGCTTCCGAGAGTAACACTTGTCAGACTATCGCAATTCAAAAAAGCATGAGTACCTAGTATTTCCACACTATCCGGTATTGTTATGCTCGTCAAACTTGAGCAGTTATCAAACGCCCAACCGCCGATGCTTTTGACGCTGTCCGAAATAAAAACTTCCTCCAGAGCAACACAGTCCTCAAACGTAGATGTTTCAATACTCGTCACTCCAAAAGGAATAATAATACTTCTTAATCTCGAACATCTATAGAACGCCAAACTACCGATTACCATGACGCTTTCGGGAATAATAACGCTTGTCAAGGCGGCACAGCGGGAAAACGCGCCTTCATCAATACGGGTTATCCCTTCCGGTATAGTTATCTCCGTAATATCGGCGCAGCCATAGAATGCATAAGCACCGATACTCGTAACGCCGGTCATCATATTAACGCTTTTTACGCCAGCCCCCCAAGGTGCTTTATTAGACTCATTCCAACTATAGTTATACATATTACCCGTGCCGCTTATGGTAAGCAAGCCGGTTTCGTCAAGAGTCCACGTGAGATCCTCACCGCAGGTACCGCTGGATACTACTTCCGCAGACGCGATCATCCCGGTAGGGAGCATGGCAAACATCATCGCCGACGCGATGAGAATAGAAAGCAGTCTCATAATGGTTTTTTTATACATTATTCATTCCCCCAAGCGAAATTGCATACAGTTATATATATTGTAGCACATAATGCAGATTTGTCAAGTAATGTAATCCCCGACGCGGAAAAAGCGCCGGTAACGCGAAAACGCTCCCCGCGAGGGGAGCGTTTTGATTTGCGGTTTATCTTTATTCACAGGCGGCGCGGAGCGCGCTCCACTCTTCGACGAGGCGCGGCAGGTCCCACGACGCGTTCGCGGGGCTGGTAGACGGCAGGCGCGTAAACCCGACGCCCGTCAGCGGAAACGCGAAGCGCGCGAAAAGCTCCTCCGCCTTCGCGCCGTTGAAGAAGACGCGCCTGATATTCAGCTTCGCGATAAGCCCACCGACGTCGTTGGGTATGACTTCGCAGATGCTCGCGTCGGCGGCGCCATCTATCTCGCAGGAGGCGCAGACGTCCCAGAGCGCGACGCGGTTGTGCAGCAGGAGCGCCTTCTTATCCGCGACCGTCTCCGGCGTTTCCTCGCCGAAAACCGCGGCGAGCACGCTCCAGAAGCGGTTGTTCGGGTTGCCGTAATAGAAGCCCGTCTCGCGCGAGAGCGGCGACGGTATCGTGCCGAGCACCAGCACGGCGCTGTTTTCGTCATAAACCGGCGCGATCTCATGAATGACTTTTTCCTTTTTCCTCTTAAACATAACTACAACCCCATTTTCGTGAAAAGCAGCCAGCAGACGCCGTAGACGACCGGCTGGTGAAGCAGGTAGAAATACACGCTGTTGCGCCCGATGAACGACAGCGGTTTTATATCCAGCCCGCCGTATTTCAGGTCGTACTCCTTCTCCTTCAGCCACCTGCCGAAGAAGTGCCCGGCGAGGAAGGCGAAGTAGTACGGTATCATCGGGTAGAAGTCGCCCGAGGCAAAATCCCGAGTGATGAATCCGAGGAAATACAGGTGCTTTATCTCCACCTCGACCGGGAAGACGAACACCGTCGCGAAGAAGGCCGCCATCCCCACCGCCGCGCCGAAAAGCGGATGCACCTGCGCGTGGAACGGCCGCATCAGCGCGACGACGATCATCGAAGCGCCGATTAAGCTCAATATCCCGTAGCGCACCGTCATATCCGGCGTCACGAGCGCCGAAAAGAGCGTCACGATCAGCCCGAACAGAAAGACTATGATTCCCCTGCGCAGCGGATTGCGCGAATAGTTCGTGCATATCCCGGACAGTATTATAAAGCAGACGGCGAAGAAATCGCGCAGGAAAAGCACGAACGGCGCGTCCACTATATGCAAGAAGCCGAAGTCCTTGCCGAACACCCAGTAGAGATCGAACGCGGTGTGGAATATGATGACGAGTATCATCATAAAGCCGCGCAGCGTATCGTAAAGCGCGATGCGCGAAGGGTCGGCGCGCTTGAAAAAGATGCCGTTTTCCATCAGACGTTGAACCTGAAGAGTATCACGTCGCCGTCGCGGACGACGTATTCCTTGCCCTCGCTGCGGTAGAGCCCTTTCTCGCGCGCGGCGGCGATGCTGCCGCAGGCGACGAGGTCTTCGTAGGAGACTATCTCGGCGCGGATAAAGCCGCGCTTGAAGTCGGTGTGTATCTTCCCCGCCGCGTCGGGCGCCTTCGTGCCCTTCGTTATCGTCCAGGCGCGGACCTCGGGCTGTCCGGCGGTGAAGTAGGATATGTAGCCGAGCAGCGCGTAGCACTCGCGGATGAGGCGGTTGAGCCCCGACTCCTCAAGCCCGATCTCCTCGAGGAACATCTTCCGCTCCTCGGGGTCGTCGAAGTCGTTTAGGTCCTGCTCCAGCTTCGCGCAGACGGGGATGATGCCCGCGTGCTCGCACTCCGCGGTTTCACGCAGGGCGCGGTAGCCGGC is a genomic window containing:
- a CDS encoding leucine-rich repeat protein, producing MYKKTIMRLLSILIASAMMFAMLPTGMIASAEVVSSGTCGEDLTWTLDETGLLTISGTGNMYNYSWNESNKAPWGAGVKSVNMMTGVTSIGAYAFYGCADITEITIPEGITRIDEGAFSRCAALTSVIIPESVMVIGSLAFYRCSRLRSIIIPFGVTSIETSTFEDCVALEEVFISDSVKSIGGWAFDNCSSLTSITIPDSVEILGTHAFLNCDSLTSVTLGSGLRMIGEWALNICNNLESITVSDNNPYFHFSGNCLVEMGTKTLVKGFSDSIIPNDGSVTSIGDWAFYRCEGITEIVLPDAIISVGDSAFADCTNLMSVTIGTGVTIIGDSAFADCDQLIDVEMPEDGSLTTICEGAFRNCRNLAGITIPDSVEDIAQFAFESCESLSSISIGNGVKSIGLRAFGWGCQNLQSITVSEDNSYYHSDENCLIQTETKTLLLGCENSVIPADGSVAIIGEGAFQERWGLTSIVIPEGITSIEWEAFASCYELTDITLPDGLIIIGDDAFSGCGYTEITIPDSVISICGGAFEGTGYYDDESNWEDGALYIGEWLIKVRNDYSGDFDIKAGTVGIANSAFAGCEDITGISIPDGLASIGDYAFDGCTNIMSIAIPASTSHIGYAPFLNIGSFDITISEYNPYYHYSGNCLIETETKTLIEGFDNSIIPFDGSVTSICNYAFGECAELMSITIPDSVTSIGRDAFIRCSGLTSVTIGSSIKSISYMAFAGCESLTNVTFGVNVSNIGYQAFSGCSSLTEIVIPDNIVSIDDYAFVGCTGLTSVIIGNGVTTIGEGAFNGCAGLISVIIPDSVTNIGNEVFCNCFSLTSVIIGGRPTLKSRVKGAKAEGAMNIGEGLFAGCNSLQNVTVSDDNPTYHSSGNCIIETESKTLVAGCMSSVIPNDGSVTSIGPKAFANCTELTSIIIPACITSIGEGAFHMLGENGESAAPLDVKLLVDKDSYAFEYAVLNGLRNEINKPAILVSIAVTVLPDKVKYHKGEEFDPTGLEITAYYDNDTSAPVTGYELSGYSGARGENSITVSYGGATCNFVVTVINMKGDVDGDDEITVTDALAALRACVGLAEFDEDALAVADIDGDGVITVSDALRILRIAAGFSL
- a CDS encoding DNA-deoxyinosine glycosylase, whose translation is MFKRKKEKVIHEIAPVYDENSAVLVLGTIPSPLSRETGFYYGNPNNRFWSVLAAVFGEETPETVADKKALLLHNRVALWDVCASCEIDGAADASICEVIPNDVGGLIAKLNIRRVFFNGAKAEELFARFAFPLTGVGFTRLPSTSPANASWDLPRLVEEWSALRAACE
- a CDS encoding DUF1624 domain-containing protein, whose product is MENGIFFKRADPSRIALYDTLRGFMMILVIIFHTAFDLYWVFGKDFGFLHIVDAPFVLFLRDFFAVCFIILSGICTNYSRNPLRRGIIVFLFGLIVTLFSALVTPDMTVRYGILSLIGASMIVVALMRPFHAQVHPLFGAAVGMAAFFATVFVFPVEVEIKHLYFLGFITRDFASGDFYPMIPYYFAFLAGHFFGRWLKEKEYDLKYGGLDIKPLSFIGRNSVYFYLLHQPVVYGVCWLLFTKMGL